A single Macaca fascicularis isolate 582-1 chromosome 13, T2T-MFA8v1.1 DNA region contains:
- the LOC102140271 gene encoding tetratricopeptide repeat protein 39B yields MMSLTLSKIKSNQEDKFEDACESIPVATTMNLPSSLEECTTGLYLFLNNRFSDAINLIHPWSKNSMYHSLMYGILMVVKAILTFEPHDLQIGMMAAKDALKTCDNFRKKTKMTLSHLVSRQGITAITEEELHAEVCYAECLMLKSFVSLLQEESMLAFLKSGISVGSSYHIYKDCEQVLTQIPDNHSKAHKHLVGGIKFGLGAFNLMLSLMPPKTLKLLNIIGYSGDREVGLALLHESASETHINNILSLLTLLFYYNYVYVAFGVEKVYNSATEDLFLVYLQKFPNCVIFKFFHARSSMLKGDFENAQLKLQECIFTQNEWKQVHHLCYWEFMWCHILLQDWRQAYHYANLLSQHSRWSKAIYVYSKAITLALLPSDFVKSVSEDMNSLFLKVESLKIKFLGSAVPIEKFVAEKGQRYGTTTGWFTAQPLLEFIYAWSGFLVMSKKNELISSWLSIIDKGEDLLQENPHKVYGTDDISLLNLLKGLCLKHLGKYSKAEYYFNCVIQKKKLLKYDHYLVPYTYYELGILHYLKGDYDSATKNLDNVRNYKDYSMETRLQFRTHIALEQIAKEK; encoded by the coding sequence ATGATGTCACTTActctaagtaaaataaaaagtaatcagGAGGACAAGTTTGAAGATGCCTGTGAAAGTATCCCTGTGGCAACGACGATGAATCTACCATCTTCCTTGGAAGAATGCACCACTGGattgtatttatttctaaataatagatTCTCAGATGCAATAAATCTCATTCATCCATGGTCTAAAAACAGCATGTACCATTCCCTAATGTATGGTATCCTTATGGTTGTCAAGGCCATACTGACTTTTGAGCCACATGATTTACAGATTGGAATGATGGCTGCAAAGGATGCTTTGAAAACCTGTGACAATTTccgaaaaaaaactaaaatgacatTGTCTCATCTAGTAAGTAGACAGGGAATAACAGCTATCACAGAAGAGGAATTGCATGCAGAAGTCTGTTATGCTGAGTGTTTGATGTTGAAATCCTTTGTGTCACTTTTACAGGAGGAGAGCATGCTTGCTTTTCTTAAAAGCGGGATCAGTGTTGGGTCAAGTTACCACATATACAAAGACTGTGAACAAGTATTAACACAGATCCCTGACAACCACAGCAAAGCTCACAAACACCTGGTTGGAGGTATAAAATTTGGACTTGGAGCATTCAATTTGATGTTATCACTTATGCCACCAAAGACACTTAAACTACTCAATATTATTGGATATTCTGGTGATAGAGAAGTGGGCTTGGCTTTGCTTCATGAGAGTGCATCTGAAACCCATATAAATAATATCTTAAGTCTTTTGACTCTACTCTTTTATTACAATTATGTCTATGTAGCTTTTGGTGTTGAAAAGGTTTACAATTCTGCTACAGAGGATCTCTTCCTAGTCTACCTCcagaaatttccaaactgtgtcatatttaaatttttccatgCACGTTCTAGTATGCTGAAAGGAGATTTTGAAAATGCACAGTTAAAATTACAGGAGTGCATTTTTACTCAGAATGAATGGAAGCAGGTTCATCACCTCTGTTACTGGGAATTCATGTGGTGCCACATTTTACTGCAGGATTGGAGGCAGGCTTACCACTACGCCAATCTACTGTCTCAACACAGCAGATGGTCCAAGGCAATATACGTGTACAGTAAAGCTATCACCCTGGCTTTGCTTCCTTCTGATTTTGTGAAATCAGTAAGTGAGGATATGAACTCTCTCTTCTTAAAAGTGGAAAGCctgaaaatcaaatttttagGCAGTGCTGTGCCAATAGAGAAGTTTGTTGCAGAGAAGGGTCAGCGCTATGGTACTACAACAGGCTGGTTTACAGCCCAGCCCCTTCTGGAGTTCATATATGCCTGGAGTGGTTTCCTAGTCATGAGCAAAAAGAATGAGCTTATTTCAAGCTGGCTGTCAATAATCGACAAAGGAGAAGACCTTTTACAAGAAAATCCACATAAAGTGTATGGCACAGATGACATAAGTTTATTAAATTTACTGAAAGGCCTATGCCTGAAACACTTAGGCAAATATTCAAAGGCTGAGTATTACTTTAATTGTGtcattcaaaagaagaaattattaaaatatgacCACTATTTGGTGCCATATACTTACTATGAACTGGGAATCTTACACTATCTAAAAGGAGACTATGACAGTGCAACAAAAAACCTAGACAACGTAAGAAATTACAAAGACTATTCCATGGAAACCCGATTACAGTTTAGGACTCACATAGCACTTGAAcaaatagccaaagaaaaatGA
- the SRSF7 gene encoding serine/arginine-rich splicing factor 7 isoform X5 has protein sequence MSRYGRYGGETKVYVGNLGTGAGKGELERAFSYYGPLRTVWIARNPPGFAFVEFEDPRDAEDAVRGLDGKVICGSRVRVELSTGMPRRSRFDRPPARRPFDPNDRCYECGEKGHYAYDCHRYSRRRRSRFLRLSQSP, from the exons ATGTCGCGTTACGGGCGGTACGGAGGAG AAACCAAGGTGTATGTTGGTAACCTGGGAACTGGCGCTGGCAAAGGAGAGTTAGAAAGGGCTTTCAGTTATTATGGTCCTTTAAGAACTGTATGGATTGCGAGAAATCCTCCAGGATTTGCCTTTGTGGAATTCGAAGATCCTAGAGATGCAGAAGATGCAGTACGAGGACTGGATGGGAA aGTGATTTGTGGCTCCCGAGTGAGGGTTGAACTATCGACAGGCATGCCTCGGAGATCACGTTTTGATAGACCACCTGCCCGACGTCCCTTTGATCCAAATGATAGATGCTATGAGTGTGGCGAAAAGGGACATTATGCCTATGATTGTCATCGTTACAGCCGGCGAAGAAGAAGcag GTTTCTTCGTTTGAGTCAGTCGCCTTGA